In Nomascus leucogenys isolate Asia chromosome 11, Asia_NLE_v1, whole genome shotgun sequence, the following proteins share a genomic window:
- the RPL22L1 gene encoding 60S ribosomal protein L22-like 1 isoform X1 produces MAPQKDKKPKRSTWKFNLDLTHPVEDGIFDSGNFEQFLREKVKVNGKTGNLGNVVHIERFKNKITVVSEKQFSKRYLKYLTKKYLKKNNLRDWLRVVASDKETYELRYFQISQDEDESESED; encoded by the exons ATGGCGCCG CAGAAAGACAAGAAGCCCAAGAGGTCAACCTGGAAGTTTAATTTGGACCTTACTCATCCAGTAGAAGATGGAATTTTTGATTCTGGAAATTTT gaGCAATTTCTACGGGAGAAGGTTAAAGTCAATGGCAAAACTGGAAATCTCGGGAATGTTGTTCACATTGAACGCTTCAAGAATAAAATCACAGTTGTTTCTGAGAAACAATTCTCTAAAAG gtatttgAAATACCTTACCAAGAAATACCTTAAGAAGAACAATCTTCGTGATTGGCTTCGAGTGGTTGCATCTGACAAGGAGACCTACGAACTTCGTTACTTCCAGATTAGTCAAGATGAAGATGAATCAGAGTCGGAGGACTAG
- the RPL22L1 gene encoding 60S ribosomal protein L22-like 1 isoform X2 produces MAPKDKKPKRSTWKFNLDLTHPVEDGIFDSGNFEQFLREKVKVNGKTGNLGNVVHIERFKNKITVVSEKQFSKRYLKYLTKKYLKKNNLRDWLRVVASDKETYELRYFQISQDEDESESED; encoded by the exons ATGGCGCCG AAAGACAAGAAGCCCAAGAGGTCAACCTGGAAGTTTAATTTGGACCTTACTCATCCAGTAGAAGATGGAATTTTTGATTCTGGAAATTTT gaGCAATTTCTACGGGAGAAGGTTAAAGTCAATGGCAAAACTGGAAATCTCGGGAATGTTGTTCACATTGAACGCTTCAAGAATAAAATCACAGTTGTTTCTGAGAAACAATTCTCTAAAAG gtatttgAAATACCTTACCAAGAAATACCTTAAGAAGAACAATCTTCGTGATTGGCTTCGAGTGGTTGCATCTGACAAGGAGACCTACGAACTTCGTTACTTCCAGATTAGTCAAGATGAAGATGAATCAGAGTCGGAGGACTAG